In Planctomycetia bacterium, one DNA window encodes the following:
- a CDS encoding glutamine synthetase III yields the protein MTPARRRFDAIAAISAQRMPAATIHPEAEPVREIYGKNVFNLSTMQSKLPKDAYRALIRTMREGVPLDAAVADVVANAMKDWAIERGATHYCHWFLPLTGLTAEKHDTFLTPTAEGQAIVEFSGKNLIMGEPDASSFPSGGTRSTFEARGYTAWDPTSPAFLMDSVNGKTLCIPTAFYSYDGTALDRKTPLLRSITALSKQAVRMLRLFGNQDVKSVSCTAGPEQEYFLIDRRFYFLRPDLINAGRTLFGARPPKGQEMEDHYFGSIKERVLAFMMDAERTLYELGIPIKTRHNEVAPGQFEIAPVYETTNVAVDHNMLLMEVLKNAALKHGFKCLLHEKPFVGVNGSGKHNNWSIADDRGNNLLDPGHTPHENAQFLVFLTAVISAIHKNALLLRSSIATPGNDHRLGANEAPPAIISVYLGDKLTEVVNGIISGKPEGVRSAGFIQLGVSSLPPLPRDDSDRNRTSPFAFTGNKFEFRAVGSSQSIAFPNTVLNVIVADALDTLANEIEAETARGAKFEAAVQKVVQDNLKKHQAILFNGDNYSSAWEAEAEKRGLPNVKSSVDALTVLVDPVVKDMFNRHAVLTPTEMDANYKIALEAYIKTINIEAQLTSDMARTQILPAVMKYQTDVAACLVGTKQAGGDVTAPEKTLRSVSTLLARLHTAVDTLDRIRSEADHGGGDHFKHALYYRDQVKPAMNDVRTAADALELVVDDNYWPLPKYREMLFMY from the coding sequence ATGACACCTGCCCGCCGTCGTTTTGACGCCATTGCCGCGATCAGCGCCCAGCGCATGCCCGCCGCCACGATTCACCCCGAGGCCGAGCCGGTGCGCGAGATCTACGGGAAAAACGTGTTCAACCTCTCCACGATGCAGTCCAAGCTGCCGAAGGACGCTTACCGCGCGCTGATCCGGACCATGCGTGAGGGTGTACCGCTCGACGCGGCGGTGGCCGATGTCGTCGCCAACGCGATGAAGGACTGGGCCATTGAGCGCGGGGCGACGCACTACTGCCATTGGTTCCTGCCGCTGACCGGCCTGACCGCCGAGAAGCATGACACGTTTCTGACACCCACGGCCGAGGGTCAGGCCATCGTCGAGTTCTCCGGCAAGAACCTCATCATGGGCGAGCCGGACGCCAGCAGTTTCCCCTCGGGTGGCACCCGCAGCACGTTTGAAGCCCGCGGCTACACCGCCTGGGACCCGACCAGCCCCGCGTTTCTCATGGACAGCGTCAACGGCAAGACGCTCTGCATCCCCACGGCGTTTTACAGTTACGACGGCACGGCACTGGACCGAAAGACGCCGCTCCTGCGATCCATCACCGCGCTGTCGAAGCAGGCCGTGCGAATGCTCCGGCTTTTCGGCAACCAGGACGTGAAGTCCGTCTCCTGCACGGCCGGACCGGAGCAGGAGTACTTTCTCATCGATCGGCGCTTTTATTTCCTGCGGCCCGATCTGATCAACGCCGGCCGCACGCTGTTCGGCGCGCGCCCGCCCAAGGGGCAGGAGATGGAGGACCATTACTTCGGCTCGATCAAGGAGCGCGTGCTGGCGTTCATGATGGACGCGGAGCGCACGCTGTACGAGCTGGGGATCCCGATCAAGACGCGGCACAACGAAGTCGCGCCGGGTCAGTTTGAAATTGCACCGGTCTATGAGACGACGAATGTCGCCGTCGATCACAACATGCTGCTGATGGAGGTGCTCAAGAACGCGGCCCTGAAGCACGGCTTCAAGTGCCTGCTGCACGAAAAGCCGTTTGTCGGCGTCAACGGATCCGGCAAGCACAACAACTGGTCCATCGCCGACGACCGGGGCAACAATCTGCTCGACCCCGGCCACACGCCGCATGAGAACGCGCAATTTCTTGTCTTTCTCACGGCGGTCATCAGTGCCATTCACAAGAACGCGCTGTTGCTGCGCTCATCGATCGCCACGCCTGGCAACGATCATCGCCTCGGCGCGAACGAAGCCCCGCCCGCGATCATCAGCGTTTATCTCGGCGACAAATTGACCGAAGTGGTCAACGGCATCATCAGCGGCAAGCCCGAGGGCGTTCGCTCCGCCGGGTTCATCCAGCTTGGCGTTTCCAGCCTGCCGCCGCTGCCGCGCGACGATTCCGACCGCAATCGCACGAGTCCGTTCGCGTTCACCGGCAACAAGTTCGAGTTCCGCGCGGTCGGTTCCAGCCAGTCCATCGCGTTTCCGAACACGGTGCTGAACGTCATCGTCGCCGACGCGCTGGACACGCTCGCCAACGAGATCGAGGCCGAGACGGCCCGCGGGGCGAAGTTCGAGGCGGCCGTGCAGAAGGTCGTGCAGGACAACCTCAAGAAGCACCAGGCGATTCTCTTCAATGGCGACAATTACAGCAGCGCGTGGGAGGCCGAGGCCGAGAAGCGCGGCTTGCCCAACGTGAAGTCGAGCGTGGACGCGCTGACGGTGCTGGTCGATCCGGTCGTGAAGGACATGTTCAATCGCCACGCCGTGCTGACGCCGACGGAGATGGACGCGAATTACAAGATCGCGCTGGAAGCCTACATCAAGACGATCAACATCGAAGCGCAGCTGACCAGCGACATGGCCCGGACGCAGATTCTCCCGGCGGTGATGAAATATCAGACCGATGTCGCGGCCTGCCTTGTCGGCACGAAGCAGGCCGGCGGCGACGTGACCGCGCCGGAGAAGACGCTGCGCAGCGTGTCCACCCTGCTGGCCAGGTTGCACACCGCCGTCGACACGCTCGACCGCATCCGCAGTGAGGCCGACCATGGCGGGGGGGACCATTTCAAGCACGCCCTGTATTACCGCGACCAGGTCAAGCCCGCGATGAACGACGTGCGCACGGCGGCCGATGCGCTGGAACTGGTGGTGGACGACAACTACTGGCCGCTGCCGAAGTATCGTGAGATGTTGTTCATGTATTGA
- a CDS encoding MmcQ/YjbR family DNA-binding protein — MSPSAYRKLALALPETIEHEHMGHPDFRVGGRIFATLRPDAGLGMVRLFPAQQAEFVTQAPKVFSPVPGGWGQRGATYILLKPARAASVKAALLTAWLNTAPAKLIKKFQSGQ; from the coding sequence ATGTCTCCGTCTGCATACCGTAAACTCGCCTTGGCGCTTCCTGAAACGATCGAGCACGAACACATGGGTCATCCCGATTTTCGCGTCGGCGGCAGGATCTTCGCCACGCTTCGACCCGACGCAGGTCTTGGAATGGTCAGGCTGTTCCCGGCGCAGCAGGCCGAATTCGTCACACAAGCGCCGAAGGTCTTCTCCCCCGTCCCCGGCGGCTGGGGCCAGCGCGGCGCGACGTACATCCTGCTTAAGCCGGCGAGGGCAGCCTCGGTGAAGGCCGCCTTGTTGACCGCGTGGCTCAACACCGCTCCGGCGAAGCTGATCAAAAAGTTCCAATCCGGCCAATGA
- the metG gene encoding methionine--tRNA ligase subunit beta, translating into MSDTPATISFDDFAKIDLRVAKVLEARPHPNADRLLVLKVDVGSEQRQIVAGIRQFYDPESLVGKLIVVVKNLAPRAMRGEESQGMLLAASNEDKSQVIVISPSSEIAPGARVS; encoded by the coding sequence ATGAGCGACACCCCGGCGACCATTTCATTTGACGATTTCGCGAAGATCGACTTGCGCGTGGCGAAGGTGCTGGAGGCGCGGCCGCATCCGAACGCAGATCGGTTGCTGGTGCTGAAGGTGGACGTCGGGAGCGAACAGCGGCAGATCGTCGCGGGCATTCGGCAGTTCTACGATCCGGAAAGCCTCGTCGGCAAGTTGATCGTCGTCGTGAAGAATCTTGCGCCGCGGGCGATGCGCGGCGAGGAGAGCCAGGGCATGCTGCTGGCCGCCTCGAACGAGGACAAATCGCAGGTCATCGTGATTTCGCCGTCATCCGAGATCGCACCGGGCGCTCGCGTATCCTAG
- the trpD gene encoding anthranilate phosphoribosyltransferase: MATEIDNATRRVADGETLSTERTDSLFSALMAGQFAPDAVERFLRALAARGETVDEIVGAARVLRRHVASVSCDDPNAIDTCGTGGDGISTFNVSTAAALVAAGAGATVAKHGNRTHSRRSGSADVLEALGVPTDLPPPRLGACLREIGIAFLHAARLHPAMAIVAPVRRAIGTPTIFNYLGPLTNPAAVTRQIVGVPRDELLPRIAEALRRLGAVQAWVVHGDDGLCDLTTTTTSRYIEVRDGRLTEHAITPEEAGLPRTHPADLMVDSPDASADVIRAVLSGRSGPARHHTLLNAGAALVVAGRANSLREGIQLAAESIDSGRAAAKLEALIRFR; the protein is encoded by the coding sequence ATGGCAACGGAGATCGACAACGCCACGCGCCGCGTCGCAGACGGCGAGACGCTCTCGACAGAGCGGACCGATTCCCTCTTCTCGGCGCTCATGGCCGGGCAGTTCGCGCCCGACGCGGTCGAGCGATTTCTTCGCGCGCTGGCGGCGCGCGGGGAGACCGTTGACGAAATCGTCGGCGCGGCCCGCGTCCTGCGCCGTCATGTCGCGTCCGTGTCCTGCGACGACCCCAATGCCATCGACACCTGCGGCACCGGCGGAGACGGCATCAGCACGTTCAACGTCTCGACCGCCGCGGCGCTCGTCGCCGCCGGTGCCGGCGCAACCGTCGCCAAGCACGGCAATCGAACGCATTCCCGGCGCAGCGGATCGGCCGACGTGCTCGAAGCCCTGGGCGTGCCCACGGACTTGCCGCCGCCGCGCCTGGGCGCGTGCCTGCGCGAAATCGGCATCGCCTTTCTCCACGCCGCACGGCTGCATCCCGCGATGGCGATTGTTGCGCCGGTACGCCGAGCCATCGGCACGCCCACGATCTTCAACTACCTCGGCCCGCTCACGAACCCCGCCGCCGTCACGCGGCAGATCGTCGGCGTCCCGCGTGACGAGCTGCTCCCGCGCATCGCCGAGGCCCTGCGCCGACTCGGCGCGGTCCAAGCCTGGGTCGTCCACGGCGACGACGGCCTCTGCGACCTGACCACGACGACGACAAGCCGCTACATTGAAGTGCGCGACGGACGCTTGACGGAGCACGCGATCACACCGGAGGAAGCGGGACTGCCGCGGACCCATCCAGCCGACCTGATGGTCGACAGCCCGGACGCGAGCGCGGACGTCATTCGTGCTGTTCTATCGGGCCGGTCCGGACCCGCACGCCATCACACGCTGCTGAACGCCGGCGCGGCGCTGGTTGTCGCCGGGCGCGCGAACTCCCTGCGTGAAGGGATCCAACTCGCCGCGGAGTCCATCGACTCCGGCCGAGCCGCCGCCAAACTCGAAGCACTGATTCGGTTTCGCTGA
- a CDS encoding nucleoside hydrolase — translation MPVPLLIDTDVGIDDAAAIALALASDAVELRALCGVGGNVPLSQVMTNIGRLLTALAPPTMPMIGRGLDPPPALGHALADRRDIFGEDGLGECDLPGAAPAARDFRVVYHEAIESAEGEIVLACLGPLTNLAALWRESPELLRAARQIYVTGGAVWARGGAEKGVEFNFHRDPAAAELMLASGLPITVSPLDVTCLVCFDESNVARMAASGYRTGEVLARMLPFPVEHDPAGGPGRTVLPDLVTLGSLIWPALYLKTRARLEVATSGTDAGRCKPVLGGDPSQRVDLLTAVNAVDFLENVLESLCHEAFVV, via the coding sequence ATGCCGGTGCCGCTCCTGATTGATACAGATGTCGGAATTGACGACGCGGCGGCGATCGCGCTCGCCCTGGCGAGCGACGCCGTTGAGCTGCGCGCCCTGTGCGGCGTGGGGGGCAATGTGCCGCTGTCGCAGGTCATGACGAACATCGGCCGCCTTCTCACCGCCCTCGCGCCGCCGACGATGCCGATGATCGGTCGTGGCCTGGACCCGCCGCCGGCGCTGGGGCACGCATTGGCCGACCGGCGCGACATCTTCGGGGAGGACGGCCTGGGCGAGTGCGATCTGCCGGGAGCCGCGCCGGCCGCGCGAGACTTTCGCGTGGTCTATCACGAAGCGATCGAGTCGGCCGAAGGGGAGATCGTACTCGCGTGCCTCGGGCCGCTCACGAACTTGGCGGCGCTTTGGCGCGAGTCGCCCGAGCTGCTCCGGGCGGCGAGGCAGATTTATGTCACCGGCGGCGCGGTGTGGGCGCGCGGCGGGGCGGAGAAGGGCGTTGAGTTCAACTTCCATCGCGATCCGGCGGCGGCCGAATTGATGCTCGCGTCGGGCCTGCCGATCACGGTCTCGCCGCTCGACGTGACGTGCCTTGTTTGCTTCGATGAGTCGAACGTTGCGCGGATGGCGGCGAGCGGCTATCGCACCGGCGAGGTGCTCGCGCGCATGCTGCCGTTCCCGGTCGAGCACGATCCCGCCGGCGGCCCGGGGCGCACGGTATTGCCCGATCTCGTGACGCTTGGCAGCCTGATCTGGCCCGCGTTGTATCTCAAAACGCGAGCTCGACTGGAAGTTGCCACAAGCGGGACGGACGCGGGGCGTTGCAAGCCGGTCTTGGGCGGCGATCCCTCCCAGCGCGTCGATCTGCTGACGGCGGTCAACGCCGTCGATTTCCTCGAGAACGTGCTAGAATCGCTCTGCCACGAGGCGTTTGTCGTGTGA
- a CDS encoding cation-translocating P-type ATPase gives MSVTLRISGMHCAGCVSSVEQALRAVPGVREVSVQLLTESADVRGDLPPERSSQLVAAVRAAGYEAQLLTSPSAATQALVNDSAARERLRRHRQALVQAIGLTLPILFLEHFHHAMWPDTRISQMLFRFTEGVLMVMLMVSPAGAPILASGLRAAWQHTGSMDLLITLGVLAAATGSVYGSLVNDAAYIHFHAAAMILALVCTGRYLEQRARDRAAAAIASLAQRAPRTALVRRGAALVSVSVEEITVGDAVSVPAHTAIPTDGEVIEGEAAVDESLMTGEPMPVSKRPGSTVLGGTLVTEGMILYRATSVGRASAIGRILELVTKAQSGKTPMQRAADRIAAVFTPLVLAAAALTFIGWWAWGGSASMAARSAIAVMVVACPCALGLATPVVVMVASGTAALRGILVRDASMLEAMGGIDTVVWDKTGTLTQGAPEVEAFEAIGGFPASEVLRLAASVEQLSTHPLAQALVRHARRGGVSLASPSTFESRPGQGVRASVEGREVCVGSAAFLAECGVSGSSPEPSSAEAPKAVGPRVFIALDGKPAGLVSFRDTVRPSSASAVARLRSRGIAQEMLTGDEASTARSVADAVGIERVSSAISPAGKQARVEELVRSGRRVAMVGDGVNDAAALASATVGVAFAGGADVTGESAGIHLIGSTPHLVADAVDLARVARRVIRQNLFWAFVYNALMIPFAATGRLPPAAAAAAMAASSLTVVLNALRLPRAVGWRRAEAAAGIRSEESA, from the coding sequence ATGAGCGTCACCCTTCGCATCTCCGGCATGCATTGTGCAGGTTGCGTCTCCAGCGTGGAGCAGGCGCTGCGCGCCGTGCCCGGCGTGCGCGAGGTCTCGGTGCAGCTTCTCACCGAATCGGCCGACGTGCGCGGCGATCTGCCGCCCGAACGATCGTCGCAGCTTGTCGCGGCGGTGCGTGCGGCGGGCTACGAGGCGCAGCTGCTGACCTCGCCATCGGCCGCGACGCAGGCGCTGGTGAATGATTCCGCGGCGCGCGAACGGCTTCGACGGCATCGTCAGGCGCTTGTGCAGGCGATCGGTCTGACGCTGCCCATTCTGTTCCTCGAACACTTTCACCATGCGATGTGGCCTGATACGCGCATCAGCCAGATGCTCTTTCGGTTCACCGAGGGCGTGCTGATGGTCATGCTGATGGTCAGCCCGGCGGGCGCGCCAATCCTGGCGAGCGGGTTGCGCGCGGCGTGGCAGCACACAGGCAGCATGGATCTGCTGATCACGCTCGGCGTGCTGGCGGCTGCGACGGGGAGTGTGTACGGGTCGCTGGTGAACGACGCGGCGTACATTCATTTTCACGCAGCGGCCATGATTCTGGCACTGGTCTGCACGGGGCGATACCTGGAGCAGCGGGCGCGGGATCGGGCGGCGGCGGCCATCGCGTCGCTGGCGCAGCGTGCGCCGCGGACGGCGCTGGTGCGGCGCGGGGCGGCGCTGGTCAGCGTGTCCGTGGAAGAAATCACCGTGGGCGACGCGGTGAGCGTGCCGGCGCACACGGCGATCCCCACCGACGGCGAAGTCATCGAGGGCGAGGCGGCGGTCGATGAGAGCCTGATGACCGGAGAGCCGATGCCGGTGTCCAAACGGCCGGGGTCGACGGTGCTGGGCGGCACGCTGGTGACGGAAGGGATGATTCTCTACCGCGCGACGAGCGTGGGCCGGGCGTCGGCCATCGGGCGCATTCTGGAACTGGTCACGAAGGCGCAATCCGGTAAAACGCCGATGCAGCGCGCGGCGGATCGGATCGCGGCGGTGTTCACGCCGCTGGTGCTGGCGGCGGCAGCGCTGACGTTCATCGGCTGGTGGGCCTGGGGCGGATCGGCGTCGATGGCGGCGCGATCAGCGATCGCGGTGATGGTGGTGGCTTGCCCGTGTGCGCTGGGGCTGGCGACGCCGGTGGTGGTGATGGTGGCGTCGGGTACGGCGGCGCTGCGGGGGATTCTGGTGCGCGATGCGTCGATGCTCGAGGCCATGGGTGGGATTGATACAGTCGTCTGGGACAAGACCGGCACGCTGACCCAGGGCGCGCCGGAGGTGGAGGCATTCGAAGCGATCGGAGGATTTCCGGCATCGGAGGTGTTGCGTCTGGCCGCGTCGGTCGAGCAGCTCTCGACGCATCCCTTGGCGCAGGCGCTGGTTCGGCATGCTCGGCGCGGAGGCGTGTCGTTGGCTTCGCCGAGCACGTTTGAGAGTCGGCCTGGTCAGGGCGTCCGGGCGTCAGTGGAAGGCCGCGAGGTGTGCGTCGGATCCGCGGCGTTCCTGGCCGAGTGCGGCGTAAGCGGGAGTTCGCCAGAGCCATCGAGCGCCGAAGCTCCGAAGGCAGTTGGGCCTCGGGTGTTCATCGCGCTGGACGGAAAGCCAGCCGGATTGGTGTCATTTCGTGACACGGTTCGTCCGTCGTCGGCGTCGGCGGTGGCGCGGTTGCGGTCGCGGGGCATTGCGCAGGAGATGCTCACGGGCGATGAGGCAAGCACGGCTCGGTCCGTGGCGGATGCCGTTGGCATCGAGCGGGTCAGCAGCGCAATAAGCCCGGCGGGCAAGCAGGCGCGCGTGGAAGAACTGGTGCGCTCCGGCCGGCGCGTGGCGATGGTGGGGGATGGCGTGAACGACGCGGCGGCGCTGGCCAGCGCGACGGTGGGCGTGGCGTTCGCGGGCGGGGCCGACGTGACGGGCGAGTCGGCCGGGATACACCTGATCGGATCAACGCCGCATCTCGTGGCGGACGCGGTGGATCTGGCGCGCGTGGCGCGGCGCGTGATCCGGCAGAACCTGTTCTGGGCATTCGTTTACAATGCGCTGATGATTCCATTCGCGGCGACGGGGCGATTGCCCCCGGCGGCGGCGGCTGCGGCGATGGCGGCCAGTTCGCTCACGGTCGTCTTGAATGCCCTGCGCCTGCCGCGTGCGGTGGGCTGGCGACGTGCCGAAGCGGCGGCTGGAATCCGATCGGAAGAATCGGCATGA